The following proteins are co-located in the Planococcus plakortidis genome:
- the topB gene encoding type IA DNA topoisomerase — protein sequence MKPVIVAEKPSQAKAYGDAFKTVKRDGYMEVAPNPIFPEGAFITWGIGHLVELKEPKAYDPKWGKWSLASLPILPDEYQFQVARGKSTQFNIIKKLLKETDTVINACDVDREGSNIFYSIYRQTGVRGKQIKRLWINSLEVDEVREGFRNLRDNKEDLRLYEEARARQISDWLVGMNGSRLYSLLLQERGIHEVFAIGRVQTPTVFLIYQRQKEIEAFKPEPFYEIEGKFKAAKGSYKGKAKLKAKERKKAEELLAAHELTAGKAQGHIKELKTAEKHIPPQPLHSLSSLQATANRKWKYSPQKVLSAMQKLYEKKLVSYPRTDSRHITSGEFGYLSAQVESYQKLIDAPFPIASRTPKKRFVDNSKVQEHYAIIPTKSLPTARRIEGLPQDERNLYEEVMRTTLGMFHRDYRYAETKVVTDVNGLEFHTTGRTELDKGWKSLFPTSKEAKQDPPLPELALHEQVAAAIAIVEGMTTAPKPYTEGQLIAMMKTCGKFAEDVADSEILKEVEGLGTEATRSGIIETIKRHNYIEVKRNVVSVTEKGRMLCQAIEGNLLSSPSMTAKWESYLKKIGKGEGSSEVFLATIGKFIEKILQDVPEQLRSNGMPDQMPALQGTAIAICPRCRKGSIVSRKGSYGCTEHANGCKQSFPAVFLKKRLTAKHIEYLCTKGKTPVIKGFVSKNGKKFNASLELEEGKLKIKF from the coding sequence ATGAAACCAGTAATCGTAGCCGAAAAGCCGAGCCAGGCGAAAGCGTACGGCGATGCCTTTAAGACGGTGAAGCGGGACGGGTATATGGAGGTGGCACCGAATCCGATTTTTCCGGAAGGCGCGTTCATTACCTGGGGCATCGGGCATCTCGTCGAACTGAAAGAGCCGAAAGCCTACGACCCGAAATGGGGCAAATGGTCGCTCGCTTCCTTGCCGATTCTGCCGGATGAATATCAATTCCAAGTAGCACGGGGCAAATCAACTCAATTTAATATCATCAAAAAACTCCTGAAAGAAACCGATACCGTCATCAACGCCTGCGACGTGGACCGTGAAGGCTCGAATATTTTCTATAGCATCTACCGGCAAACGGGGGTGCGCGGCAAACAAATCAAGCGGTTGTGGATCAATTCGCTCGAAGTGGATGAAGTGCGCGAAGGCTTCCGCAATTTGCGCGACAATAAGGAAGACCTGCGCCTATACGAAGAAGCGAGGGCACGCCAAATCAGCGACTGGCTCGTTGGCATGAATGGGTCGCGGCTTTACTCGCTGCTGCTTCAAGAGCGCGGCATCCACGAAGTGTTCGCGATCGGGCGCGTGCAGACGCCGACCGTATTTTTGATCTATCAGCGCCAAAAGGAAATCGAAGCGTTCAAGCCGGAGCCGTTTTATGAAATCGAAGGAAAGTTCAAAGCAGCGAAAGGCAGCTATAAAGGAAAAGCGAAACTGAAAGCGAAAGAGCGCAAAAAAGCGGAAGAGCTCTTGGCCGCCCATGAATTGACGGCCGGCAAAGCACAAGGCCATATCAAGGAATTAAAGACGGCGGAAAAGCATATTCCGCCTCAGCCCTTGCATTCCTTATCGAGCCTGCAGGCAACTGCCAACCGGAAATGGAAATACAGCCCGCAAAAAGTGCTGTCGGCCATGCAGAAGCTTTACGAGAAAAAACTCGTCAGCTATCCACGGACCGACTCGCGCCATATTACGTCGGGGGAATTCGGCTACCTGTCAGCTCAAGTGGAAAGTTACCAAAAGCTCATCGATGCCCCGTTTCCGATTGCTTCGAGAACACCGAAAAAGCGTTTTGTCGACAACTCGAAAGTACAGGAGCACTATGCGATCATCCCGACGAAGAGCTTGCCGACAGCCCGTAGAATCGAAGGCTTGCCGCAAGACGAACGGAATTTATACGAAGAAGTGATGCGCACGACGCTCGGCATGTTCCACCGGGATTACCGTTATGCTGAAACGAAAGTCGTGACCGATGTAAACGGGTTGGAATTTCACACCACCGGCCGGACAGAACTCGATAAAGGCTGGAAGTCACTGTTTCCAACGTCCAAAGAAGCGAAACAGGATCCGCCCCTTCCCGAATTGGCGCTCCATGAGCAAGTAGCGGCAGCGATTGCCATCGTTGAAGGCATGACCACTGCGCCAAAGCCTTATACAGAAGGGCAATTGATCGCCATGATGAAAACCTGCGGAAAGTTTGCGGAAGATGTAGCTGATAGCGAAATCCTCAAGGAAGTCGAGGGGCTTGGAACGGAAGCGACACGCAGCGGGATCATTGAAACGATCAAGCGCCATAATTATATCGAGGTAAAAAGAAACGTCGTATCAGTCACCGAAAAAGGGCGTATGCTGTGCCAGGCCATTGAAGGCAATTTGCTGTCGAGCCCATCGATGACGGCAAAATGGGAAAGCTATTTGAAGAAAATCGGGAAAGGCGAAGGTTCGTCGGAAGTGTTTTTGGCCACTATCGGCAAATTCATCGAAAAGATTTTGCAGGATGTGCCCGAACAATTGCGCAGCAACGGCATGCCCGACCAGATGCCGGCCTTGCAAGGAACGGCAATTGCGATATGCCCACGCTGCCGGAAAGGCTCGATTGTCTCCCGTAAAGGTTCATACGGTTGTACGGAACATGCCAATGGCTGCAAGCAATCGTTCCCGGCTGTCTTCCTGAAGAAAAGGTTGACCGCCAAACATATAGAATATCTATGTACGAAAGGTAAGACACCGGTCATTAAAGGCTTCGTTTCGAAAAACGGCAAAAAGTTCAATGCCAGTCTTGAATTGGAAGAAGGTAAATTGAAAATAAAGTTTTGA